GTGGGACCCAGCCGGGACAGCCAACCCCAGGGGTATCGCACAGTGTGTGCCGTCCTGCTCAGGGATAAAcgggtggggtgggatggggtgggagggatgggatggggatgggatagttcagctggaagggacctacaaggCTCATCTGGTCCAACAGCCTGACCAGGAAtcaaagcatgttattaagggcattgtccaaacgcctcttcaacactgacgggcttggggcatcgaccacctctccagcaagcctgttccagggtttgaACACCCTCCCAGTTAAAAAATGCTTCCTCACGtcaagtctgaacctccccGGTGCAGCTTCGAACCACTGTCCTGTCCCCGGATGCCAGGGAcatcagcacctccccctctacgtcccctcctcaggaagctgcagagagcaaggaggtcacccctcagcctcctcctctccaaacGCGACAAACCCAGAGCCAAACCCAGAGTTTAGACTTGTGCCCAGCATTACTCTGTTGCAGGAGCAGAATCAGCATTTATTCTTGTTCCATTTCATGCCGTTGATGATTGCCCCCTGCTCCAGTctgtctagatccctctgcagggcctcttgCTGCTCGAGATACTCAGTGGCACCTCCTAGTTTGGCACCGTCAGCAAACTGCCAAATGatgcattcaactcctgcacCCAGATCGCTGATGAACCCATGGAGCAGAACCGGCCCTAGGACAGAGCCCTGAGGATCACCACTAGTCGCCGGTCACCAGGCAGACGTAGCCCCATTTGCTGcaaccctttgagccctgcCGCCCAGCCGGTTCTTCACCCAGGGCACTGCGAACCTGCTCATCCCACCattggacaacttgtccagaaggatgctgggAGGGACAGgatcaaaagccttactggaATCCAGAAAACCTCCATTCTCCACCTCCCCTTCATCCACCATGAGGGGGACCTCATCATGGAAGGGTATCAGACTAGTTCGCCAGGGCGAACCCTTGCGAAGCCATGTTGCCTGTGCCTGATGACTGCGTTGTCCTTTAACGGCCTTTCAACAGCGCCCAGGATGATCTTCTCTGTCATCTTCCAGGTGCTGAGGCTGGACTCACAGGTGTGTCATTTGCTGGGGCTTCCCTCGCCCCCTTCCTCTCCGCTGGAATAACGCTggccagcttccagtcagcaggGCCCTCCCCGGCCTCCCAAACCTTGCCAGGTGGTTGAGACGGGTCCTGCCGTAGCACCCGCCAACTCCTCCAGCGCTCCGGGGCGAACTGCACCAGGGCCCCTGGGCATGTGAACATTGAGCTGATGCAGCTGGACCCTGACGATTTCAGTGTCCACAGAGGAAGGTCACTGTTCCCACACTCGTGGTCCCCCAGCTCAGGGGACGCGCAGCCCCAGGTCTGTCCGTGTTACCGAAGACTAGGGCAAAAGACGCACCGAATGCCTCTGCCTTTCTTCACCCCGTTTGCTAGGTGTCCATCTTCAGCAAGCGTCGGTCCAACGTTCTCCTTAGGCTCCTCCTGCTGATAACGTACGTAGAAAGCCTTTCTTGCCCGACACAGCCCTGGCCGGTGTCCGCTCCAGCCGAGCTGTGGCCTTTCATGTTTTCTCCCTACACGTGACCCACGGCTCCGCCATGTTCCTGCAAGGCCTGACCTTGCCTCCAGAGATGGTGCTGTGCCTTCTTCCTCCtgagctccaggaggaggcccCTGGTGAGCCCGGCTGGTCTCCTGCCCTGCGTGCCTCCCTTAGGACACCCTGGGACTGTGGCTCCTGGGCTTTTCAAGGTGGCTCAAAGACCTGCCCCGCTCCCACAGACCCCCGAGCCCTCGCCAGCGGGTTCCCCCGGGGACGCTGCCCAGGGGACGCTGCCCAGGGGCTCCGCAAGCAGCTCGAGGGTTGCTCTCAGGCAACCCAGGGGAGCTGCTCCCCGTGCTTCCTCCTCATTGCACAGAAAACACGAAGGCGACGGCATGACGTCCCCGCGAGCAGGAGAGCCACCGGCCCCCACCTCCCCGGGCCCTGCTCCACGCCCGGTGGGGGTCGGGGGCACCTTCCCGCCACTCCCGGTGCCTGGCACTGGGGCTCCCCATCACGCGAGCCGCCGCCGGGACTGCCCAGGCCGCCGGGCACAGCTGCGGCCAAGCCTGCTGCCGTGGGAGGGGTGGGCGCTGCGCTGAGGCCGTTCCAGGCTCCGACGCTGGGGAGACGGGACCCAGTGGGGGGGCAGGGCCTCGGTGCGGGCAGGACCCGGTGCCGGTGGGGCCCTGGTGCGGGCAGGACCCGGTGGTGGCGAGGTGGCTCTCGCTGCGTGACAGTCGCtggccggggcgcggggcggcagccccagcagcagcgcAGCGGGTGTCGGTCAAGGCGCTGCCCGTTATGTACCGTTCCCGTTGCGGGAGATGGAGCGgactcccccagcccctgctcccgcccctgctcccgcccccgctcctCCGGGCTCCGCCGCgtcccccccgcgccgccggggcAAAGCCGGCCCGGCTGGGGGCGTGGCCTGGCGTGGGGGCGTGTCCATGCAGATCAGGCACCGCGCGGCATCACGGGACACACCCGCACACGACGGTCACCGGCCACGGCCGTGCGCGGGCCATGCGTGGGCGCTGCGCGGCGGCAgcgcggcgcggggcgcgggAGGCGGCGGGTGCTCGCGTCGTGCGCGCGTTGCGGGTTGTTGTGTGCGTGTGTTGTGCGCGGTAGGCGGGGGGTGTGGTGCGGCGTTGGGGGGTGCGGTGTCATACTTACCTGGCAGGGGAGACACCATGATCAGGCAGGTGGTTTTCCCAGGGCGAGGCTCATCCCCTGCACTCCGGGTGTGCTGACCCCTGCGATTTCCCCAAATGCGGGAAACTCGACTGCATAATTTGTGGTAGTGGGGGACTGCGTTCGCGCTCTCCCCTGGCTTCTGGTTTCGCAAGGACAGACGTATCGCTGGGGCGGGGCTAGTTGCGGCGGTGTGGTGCTGCTCCGACACCCCGTCCCCTTGGGTGCCGGGGCGGGAGCTGCACCGCACGCGCCTGTGTCCGTACGGGAGCGCGCAGGAGGCGTTAGTGGTTAACAAGGAACCAGAGCTCGGAGCGGAGACCGACACCAGAAGGTCGGAACAAGACGGTCAGTTAACGCTTAGGCCAGGCGCGAGGCTGTTGGCGGCGAAGGCCCCGTTGACAAGAGCCCCCTCGAAGAGCCAAGTCAGTAAAACTTCAGGGACTGAGCGCGGGAACATCCTGCTACAAAGCGGGGGCGAAGGTCAGGGAAGGCCACAAATCCGCCAGCAGCGACAGCGGGGATCGTCTTGGCCCAGAAGGTGCCGAAGCGTGGGAACCGGGGGGGCGGTAATTCCGGCCGGGGGAGATGCGACCCCCGACTCAGCCGAAGGGGCGAAAGGACTGACCCCCCCCCCACTGCCTTTAGCACGCGCAGTGACTGCGAATCACGCCGCGCCTTTGGCCTTAAGCGGAGCAGGACCAGAGCAGCGGGAGAAGGGGGCGCCCAGCCGGGTCAGCGATTACGTACCGGTCAGCGCGGTGCGTCATCTGCCGCGTGAAAATGCCTGAAGGAACTGCGGTGGGGCTGCGCGGTGGGGGGAGAGACCCCCGCGTACCCGGCGCGAGCAAAGCAGTGCCGGCTCTTGAATGCACCGTCTGAAGGCGTTTTCTGCCCGCGTTCGCTGACCGGAGCCGCGGCGGTGGGGCGGGAGCGGGCCGTGGGAAACGGGGGGTTTCCGCGGTGTCACCCCCAGGGTCGGGGCTGAGCGACAATGTGCAAAAACCAGTGGTTGCGAACCCGCCGGTTCATCTCGCAACGGACGCGGCGCTGCCTCCCGCAACGGGATCAACAAAACCCCGCCCAAAGCTCTGTTGTTAGAAACCAGAAGCCAGGGGAGAGCGCGAACGCAGTCCCCCACTACCACAAATTATGCAGTCGAGTTTCCCGCATTTGGGGAAATCGCAGGGGTCAGCACACCCGGAGTGCAGGGGATGAGCCTCGCCCTGGGAAAACCACCTGCCTGATCATGGTGTCTCCCCTGCCAGGTAAGTATGACACCGCACCCCCCAACGCCGCACCACACCCCCCGCCTACCGCGCACAACACACGCACACAACAACCCGCAACGCGCGCACGACGCGAGCACCCGCCGCCTcccgcgccccgcgccgcgcTGCCGCCGCGCAGCGCCCACGCATGGCCCGCGCACGGCCGTGGCCGGTGACCGTCGTGTGCGGGTGTGTCCCGTGATGCCGCGCGGTGCCTGATCTGCATGGACacgcccccgccccgcacctTCGCCATCCCGCTCCCCGCGGGTACCCCCGCACGGCGCGGGTGCGGGGTCGGGGCTCCGAGGAGCGGCGGGACCATTACCCTGCGGTGGGTGGCGGAAGGTGgcgcccccagccccgtgggCCGCTCCCCACAGCAGCCGGAGGGTCCCACGCTGCCGTTGGGCGGctgccagcacctccctgcctgcacccccccctccccgcaccccccTTATGGCGGCACCCCGGCTGCTCCGGGAAGCCATCGGACAGACATACGGTGAGGCTGCTGCGAGTTTTATTCATCCCCAGCCCCCACATGGTGAGCCAGACCCCAGGGCACGGACCCCCCTGGGACCCAGAGCCCCTGACCCTGCCCCTGGCCTCAGCAGAGGCCCTGGCACAGATGCCCTCTCCCCGCTCAGGGGGTCTTGGCTTTCCGGCGCTGGGTGCCCCACAGCAGGAGGGCCAGGGCCATGGTGATGGCTCCCAGGATCCCGCAGAAGAGCAGCACGGGGAATGTGCCCTGCGAGGAAGCTGCAGTGAGTggtgctgccccccaccccgctgctgctccagctccgGCGGGGGGCACAGGGCGCGGGGGTCCCGCTCCGCAGGTGCTCACCTCCCGCAGGCACTTGTAGCCGTGGAAGGGGCTGTCACAGAGGCACTGGACGAGGCCGGGGCCGTCAGGGGCACAGGCGGCGTTCTCAGGGCACGGCCAGGCTGGTGGAGCAGAGCGGGGGGTCATGGGGGCAGGCGATggccagcccccccccgccagccctgTGGCACCCAGTGCTGGGGATGCGGCCCCCGGCCCCCTGCCGTACCGAGCTCCCCAGAGCCGTTGCAGGGGTTCCTCTGGCCTTGGCAGAGCCGGCTGCTCCCGTTTGTCGTCACCTCCTCCCAGGCGCTGCTCCCACCCGGGCACTCCAGCGGCAGCGGCAGCGCGCTGGGGAGCGAAGCTCAGCACCTGGTTCCGTGGCAGCCCCGCGCCCCCTGCCCCGGTACTCACAGGCACTGCAGGTGGGTGAAGCCCAGGAAGGAGCCGTTGGGGAGGGTTGTCAGCGGGTTCTCCGTCAGGTCCCTGCAAAGACACCAGGCGCCATGGACCCCCACAGGCTGCTGCCTGGGTGCCCACACACAGCACCggcagcagccccccagggTGCCCCTCTGCGGGGCAGGCGAGGGCTGTGGAACAGTGTGGGGACCCCCTCTCTGCGCCACATCActgcctggggccaggctgctCCACCGCAGGGACACCAGCCCCGGGGAGGGACAAGGTACCTCTGGGATGGGGTCAGAGGGTCACAGAGcgctttgggttggaagggaccctcaaagatcatctagttctaCCCCGCTGCCATGGTGagggacaccttccaccagaccgggttgctcaaagccccgtccagcctggccttgagcactgccagggatggggcatccacagcttccctgggcagcctgtgccagagCCTCACCACCCCCAGGGTgaaagttttcttccctgtgtccAACCTAAAtctccccttgtcctgtcactaccAGCCCTGCTGAAACATCTGTCCCTGTCTGCCGTAAAGGTGTCTTACAGCCCCTTCAAGCCCTgagaggccgcaataaggtctccctgcagcctccccttctccggctgcacaaccccagctctcccagcctggcctcgcagcaggggggctccagccctcggagcatttctgtgccccctctggccccgctcccgcagccccgtgtctgtcccgtgctgaggagccccaagctggaggcggcgctgcaggggggtctcacagagcggggcagaggggcaggaccccctccctcgcccggctgcccgcgctgctggggatgcagcccagggcacggctgggggtctgggctgcgagcgcacattgccggctcgtgtccagcttttcaccccccagcacccccaagtccttctgggcagggctgctccccatccccccatcccccagcctcGATTGATCCCCGGAGCTGCCCCGACCCAGGtccaggaccctgcacttggcccTGTTGAACCTCAGGAGGTTCATATGCGCCCACCCCCCAAACCTGCCCAGGTCCCTGGGGATGCCAGCCCCCGCCTCCAGCGAATCAACCGCACCACGCCGCTTGGTGCCATGCGCAGACCTGCTGAGGGTGCGCTTGACCCCGTTATGTCATAAATAAGACATTGAACGGAACCGGTTCCACACAGACCCCTGCGGGACACCACTTGTGATGGGGGTCGTTTCCCTTTTGCAGTCACTGGGGGCTCCCCCTGACTGCCACCGCTGTTCAGAGTGGCCCTGTCCCCATGTAGCGGGGCGCTGTGGGGCCTGGGGATGACGGGGCTGGAGAGTGGGACCAGCGAGACAGGACTGTGCTGGCCTGTGGGCCCATCGAGGAGTGGGGTTCCCACCAGACCCCACCCCAGACCCCTCTTCTTGCCTGGCCCAGCCCCTTGTGGGGAGCAGGGCGGGGTATGAGGGGGCACGTGGACTCACAGGACGACAGCGGCTGCAGCCTCGGCCAGCCCCGGGGGGAGGTCATGCAGGGAGCAGTTGCTCAGGTCCAGCCtgggaggggggggcagttggAGGGGTGGCAGCATGCCTGGCACCCCCCGCATCCCCGGGCCCCCCACCCACACAACCTCCACTCCCTGCATTCCACTGACCCCCATGTGTCTCCCAAGGCCCACCTTGCCACCCCCCTGTGTCAGGCACCCTCCCGCACCCACATCATATGGCCCCCAACACTCTCCACACCCCCGCCGCGCATGTACTCCCAGTCCCCCATCACACACCTCCCTAtgcgcccccaccccccacccgtACTTCCCGCacgctccccccgccccgtaCCCCAGCAGCCGCTCCGGGTGGGCGCCCCGTTCCCGGCAGCAGCGCCCCTCGCTCTCGGTGCCAGGCCGGGACGCGCAGAACCTGGCCACGATGGAGCCGCTCCGCGGCGGTCCCGGGCAGCTCCCGCACACCTAGGAGGCACTGCACCTGCCGGCACCCACACAGGCACCCCCGACCCCCGGGTATCCCACCCCGGAGCCCCCCGAGCCGAGCAACCCCCGGTCCGGGCAACCCCGGACCCCCTAGCTACGGGCACCCTCCCGTCCCAGGCATTCCCCGGACCCTCAGCACCCTCGATCCCGGGCACTCCCCGGACTCCCGGCACCCCCCCGGTCCTTCAGAGCCCCGGCACCCCCAGATCcaggcacccccagcctcctcgccGTCCCGGCACCCCCCGCACCGCCAGCACCTCCCTGTCCCGGGCACTCCcggtcccccagcacccccctgTCCTGGGCACCCCCGGACTCACGGCACCCCCGGACTCACGGCACCCCCGGTCCTTCAGACCCCCGGCACCCCCAGACGCGGAAACCCGCGGCCCCGGACATCCCCCAGACCCTCCGGCATCCCGGACTCCCGGCACTCCCCGGTCCTTCAGACCCCCGGCACTCCCAGACGCAGCCACCCCCGGCCCTGGGCATCCCCCAGACCCCCGGCACCCCCCAGTCCCCGCTCTGCCCGCCCCACCGCTCACCGCCTCGCCGGTGGCGGCCCGGGACAGCGGCagcagcgggaggaggaggaggaggaggaggaaggcgcCCATGGCCCCAGCCgggcacccccccgccccctcggGGCTCTTCCGGgtccgccccgccccgccccgccccgccggacACGCCCAGCGTGATGGCGCCCTCTGGCGGGTGCGGCGGGAAACACCGGGCGGCGGTGTCCCGGgagcccggggcgggggcggggcgggggcgggggcggggcggggccggggcggggccggggcgggggcgggcgggcggaaGCGGCGGTGAGGGCGCGTTCCCCGGGCGCGCCGGCGGCTGTCAGGGTGGCACGTGGGCCGAGCTCTGCCGCGccggtcgccgccgccgccgccgccggtgAGTGTCGCGCCGAGGCCCGTCAAGGTCACCGCCCGCCTCCGCCCGggcgcggccccgccgggcTCCGACCGCACGCCGGGGGCGGTGCGCGGGGTCGCGGGGCCGGGGCTCGTCCTGCGGCCTCCCCGCCTCCACCGGTACCGGCGGCACCGGTCACTGGGGACAGCGGCGTCGCGGGGGGCCGGGCCTGGGGCCGGGAGCGCAGGGACCCCCAAGGAAGGGGAGCAGCGCCATGGGCTGGGGTCACCGGGGACGGTGGGGTCACCGAGGACACCGGGGAACTATGAAGGGTTCGGCAGGAGACAACGCGGGCGGGAG
This Phalacrocorax aristotelis chromosome 3, bGulAri2.1, whole genome shotgun sequence DNA region includes the following protein-coding sequences:
- the ATRAID gene encoding all-trans retinoic acid-induced differentiation factor isoform X2; its protein translation is MGAFLLLLLLLPLLPLSRAATGEAVCGSCPGPPRSGSIVARFCASRPGTESEGRCCRERGAHPERLLGDLTENPLTTLPNGSFLGFTHLQCLALPLPLECPGGSSAWEEVTTNGSSRLCQGQRNPCNGSGELAWPCPENAACAPDGPGLVQCLCDSPFHGYKCLREGTFPVLLFCGILGAITMALALLLWGTQRRKAKTP
- the ATRAID gene encoding all-trans retinoic acid-induced differentiation factor isoform X1, which produces MGAFLLLLLLLPLLPLSRAATGEAVCGSCPGPPRSGSIVARFCASRPGTESEGRCCRERGAHPERLLGLDLSNCSLHDLPPGLAEAAAAVVLDLTENPLTTLPNGSFLGFTHLQCLALPLPLECPGGSSAWEEVTTNGSSRLCQGQRNPCNGSGELAWPCPENAACAPDGPGLVQCLCDSPFHGYKCLREGTFPVLLFCGILGAITMALALLLWGTQRRKAKTP